One Brassica napus cultivar Da-Ae chromosome C2, Da-Ae, whole genome shotgun sequence DNA window includes the following coding sequences:
- the LOC106377446 gene encoding uncharacterized protein LOC106377446 has protein sequence MPLEYTPLSHLNSSQKEWKIRVLVSRVWNYYSKNKPEVVLGMEAIRVDEKGERIQASVKQKLIKKFGRDLKEGEYLDLMNFEVLGNNGDYRGTTHPYKISFIWTTYMKTSEQIPNLSRFNLSPFLDILSQSIVDDVFIDIPGEIVGMGEITERKYAGHSTKLLDIQLRDLCETIIECTLWENHAEDVHSYVKNNKTGPVILLGSLMRTKKFNGKISVQNSRFSTKLFLNEDIDEISEFKKCMVNTDNLAPCTVTPMVKPTSNKVVTVDDFPLSCFKTIDQLMCIEESTCVMFASILAIQKGIPWFYVGCKGCCGKATPYFNPVTEGIEANKYACDSCEKDETITSIRYKLQVKVADHT, from the exons ATGCCACTGGAGTATACTCCTCTTTCCCACCTCAATTCATCTCAAAAAGAATGGAAAATCCGAGTGTTGGTCTCACGGGTATGGAACTACTACTCCAAAAATAAACCTGAAGTTGTTCTCGGGATGGAAGCTATCCGTGTGGATGAAAAG GGAGAAAGGATTCAAGCTTCTGTGAAACAAAAGttgattaaaaaatttggaAGGGACCTAAAAGAAGGAGAGTATCTAGATCTCATGAATTTTGAAGTGTTGGGTAACAATGGTGATTACAGAGGAACCACACACCCTTACAAGATAAGTTTTATATGGACTACATATATGAAGACCTCTGAGCAGATCCCAAATCTATCCCGCTTCAACTTAAGCccttttttagatattttatctcAGTCCATTGTTGATGATGTCTTCATAG ACATTCCTGGTGAAATTGTTGGCATGGGTGAAATTACTGAGAGGAAGTATGCAGGGCATTCAACAAAACTTTTGGATATTCAACTACGAGATCTGTG TGAAACAATCATTGAATGCACTTTATGGGAAAACCATGCCGAGGATGTGCACTCTTATGTGAAGAACAACAAAACTGGTCCAGTTATATTGCTTGGAAGTCTTATGAGAACCAAAAAATTCAACG gtAAAATATCAGTTCAAAACTCACGCTTTTCTACAAAGCTTTTTCTGAATGAAGATATAGATGAGATAAGTGAATTTAAGAAATG CATGGTGAACACTGATAATTTGGCTCCATGTACGGTTACTCCAATGGTAAAACCCACTTCAAATAAAGTGGTTACCGTTGATGATTTCCCATTAAGCTGCTTCAAAACAATCGATCAGCTCATGTGCATCGAG GAAAGTACTTGTGTTATGTTCGCATCTATCTTAGCAATTCAAAAGGGAATTCCTTGGTTCTATGTTGGGTGCAAAGGCTGTTGTGGGAAAGCTACTCCATATTTCAACCCAGTGACTGAGGGAATTGAGGCCAACAAATATGCATGCGACTCTTGCGAGAAGGATGAAACCATCACAAGTATAAG ATACAAACTGCAAGTCAAAGTAGCTGATCATACTTGA